The following proteins are co-located in the Pyxicephalus adspersus chromosome Z, UCB_Pads_2.0, whole genome shotgun sequence genome:
- the LOC140343962 gene encoding olfactory receptor 2A12-like, producing MQMHLNKTITGYFIIKGTSDVIEIQIAIFILVLLVYLFTLGGNMTILLLICLDFHLHTPMYFLLANLSIVDMSYTTTTLNKILTSFITGDKMISFIGCMTQTFMAGSLSVHELFILTAMSYDRYVAICNPLSYHLIMNHQNCALLASLCWVLGFLLIAPLVGILSSFSCYLSIEINHFLCDIVPLMKMTCSDTTVLDILFFYEGLFFFIIGPFLLTFISYIFIIAAILRIRSNTGRRKAFYTCSSHLTVIILHYTILVSQYLTPNSASTLESRKLFALFNTAAIPLLNPLIYSLKNKDVKAALRRRMNYLHCSVVVPFRPAGLRRSWGHVLPPQYPAAQFRVDLRGSW from the exons ATGCAAATGCATTTGAATAAAACCATCACtggctattttattattaaagggaCTTCTGATgttattgaaatacaaattgcAATCTTCATTTTAGTTCTGTTGGTTTATCTCTTTACACTTGGTGGTAACATGACCATTCTTCTACTGATTTGCCTGGACTTTCATCTTCACACCCCCATGTACTTTTTGCTGGCTAACTTGTCCATCGTGGATATGTCTTACACTACAACAACATTAAATAAGATCCTGACCAGCTTCATAACTGGGGACAAAATGATTTCCTTTATTGGTTGTATGACACAGACGTTTATGGCTGGATCTTTATCAGTACATGAATTATTTATACTGACAGCAATGAGTTATGATCGATATGTAGCCATCTGTAACCCTTTGAGCTACCATTTGATTATGAACCATCAGAACTGTGCTCTTTTGGCCTCTCTGTGTTGGGTGTTGGGTTTCCTACTGATTGCCCCTCTTGTTGGGATATTGTCCAGTttctcttgctatttatcaattGAAATTAATCACTTTCTCTGTGACATTGTCCCCCTGATGAAAATGACTTGTAGTGACACCACAGTGTTAGATATATTATTCTTCTATgaaggcttatttttttttattatcggTCCATTTCTTCTGACTTTCATCTCCTATATCTTTATAATAGCAGCCATATTGAGGATCCGCTCTAACACTGGCAGACGTAAAGCCTTCTACACATGCTCCTCACATCTCACAGTAATCATCTTACACTATACTATTCTTGTTAGTCAATATCTGACACCAAATTCAGCAAGCACTCTGGAATCAAGGAAACTGTTTGCATTGTTTAATACAGCTGCCATCCCTCTGCTCAATCCACTGATCTATAGCCTAAAAAATAAGGACGTGAAAGCAGCATTAAGACGAAGGATGAATT acttacatTGCTCTGTTGTTGTCCCCTTTCgtcctgctggtctccgcaggtcctggggacacgtccttcctcctcaatATCCAGCGGCCCAATTCAGAGTCGATCTCCGGGGCTCCTGGTGA
- the LOC140343963 gene encoding olfactory receptor 8A1-like gives MYVNHTITNYFIIKGISDVPEIQITIFILVLLIYLFILGGNMTILLLICLDSHLHTPMYFFLANLSIVDMSCTTATLNRILTSFVTKNNTISFFGCMAQTFMAGSLTVHELFILTAMSYDRYLAVCNPLTYHLLMNNRNCSFLASFCWVLGFLLVAPLVGILSSFSCYTSVEINHFLCDIVPLMKITCSDTSLLDVIFFIEGLFLFTIVPFLLTFIPYIFIIVAILKIKSNTGRRKAFYTCSSHLTVVTLLYTILVSQYLTPSSTSTLDSKKLYALFNTAAIPLLNPLIYCLKNKDVKAALGRRLKKSKIFI, from the coding sequence ATGTACGTGAATCACACTATCACAAACTATTTTATCATTAAAGGAATTTCTGATGTTCctgaaatacaaattacaattttCATCCTAGTTCtgttaatttatctttttattcttgGTGGTAACATGACCATCCTTCTGCTGATTTGCCTAGACTCTCATCTTCacactcccatgtacttctttTTAGCTAACTTGTCCATTGTGGATATGTCTTGCACTACGGCCACATTAAATAGGATCTTGACAAGCTTCGTAACCAAGAAtaatactatttctttttttggctgtATGGCACAAACGTTTATGGCTGGATCTTTGACAGTACATGAACTATTTATACTGACAGCTATGAGTTATGATCGTTACTTAGCTGTCTGTAATCCTTTGACTTACCATTTGCTCATGAACAACCGAAACTGTTCTTTCTTGGCCTCTTTTTGTTGGGTGTTGGGTTTCCTACTGGTTGCTCCTCTTGTTGGAATATTGTCCAGTTTCTCTTGCTACACATCAGTTGAAATCAATCACTTCCTTTGTGACATTGTCCCCTTGATGAAAATTACTTGTAGTGACACTTCCCTTTTGGATGTAATATTCTTTATAGAAGGCCTATTTCTTTTCACGATTGTTCCATTTCTTCTGACCTTCATTCCTTATATCTTCATAATAGTAGCCATATTGAAGATCAAGTCTAACACTGGCAGACGTAAAGCCTTTTACACGTGTTCCTCACACCTTACGGTAGTCACCCTTCTATATACAATTCTTGTTAGTCAATACCTGACACCAAGTTCAACAAGTACATTGGATTCAAAGAAACTGTATGCTTTGTTCAATACAGCTGCCATCCCTCTGCTCAACCCCCTGATctattgcttaaaaaataaagatgtgaaaGCAGCATTAGGacgaagattaaaaaaaagtaaaatattcatctga